In Onychostoma macrolepis isolate SWU-2019 chromosome 17, ASM1243209v1, whole genome shotgun sequence, the DNA window cccccccccccaatttgATATATctgtacatattttaatttctttttatatatgtCTTAttcaccccaaactttttaatggtataattgtttcaataaaaatattgagcGGCAAaagctgttttcaatattgataattatattgtttcttaagcaccaaatcagcatattatgattatttctgaaatatgacactgaagactggagtaaaatcatttttaactaCATATTGATATTTAGCTGTTTCCCCCCTTGCTGTCTCAGAACAGTGCTGCAACCCATTTTAAGTTATGTCTCACCACATGAGAACCACTGATATAAACAACACcctacataaaataataaataagctatatataatttatatatctttttattttagagGCCCATCACCACGATTTGCTGGGGTCACAGGGACTCGCGTCTGTTTCTGGCCTGTGGTCCAGCCCTGTACGTAGTGCGTGTGGAGCACCGTGTGGCCAGCCTGCAGCTTCTGTGTCAGCAGGGCATTGCCAGTGCTCTTAAAGAGGAGAGAGATGTGGGAAAACTGAACATACCTTCACTCCTCTGTTCCTATGTTACCACTGCTTTCATTCCAACTATCAAGGTACAAAAGAAGCAAGTGAAGTTTTTGATGTATGCTAATGTATGCATTGAACTTAATGCATAATCTTTTTCATCTCACCAGCCACCAATCCCTGATCCGAATAACATCCGAGACTTTGTGAGCTATCCAACAACAGGGAATGAACGCTTGCACTGCACTATGAAACGTTCAGAGGAGAATCTAGAAGCAGGAGGCCCCTGTTATACCCTCTATCTGGAACACCTGGGAGGTTTGGTGCCTATTCTCAAGGGTCGTCGCATCAGCAAACTGCGACCAGAGTTTGTCATTATGGACCCAAAAATGGATGGTAAAGCAGGTACTGCTATATGCACTGTTGCTCATCATGTACACTTTAAACTcaagcttaaagggatactccaccccaaaatgatcattttgtcattaatcacttagccccatgtcgttccaaacccataaaagcttaattcgtcttcggaacacaatttaagatattttagatgaaaaccgggaggcttgtgactgtcccattgactgcaaagtaaattacactgtcaagaatactccatctgccatcagtggttcaaccgtaacgttatgaagcgacgagaatactttttgtatggaaataaaacaaaaataatgactttattcaacaattcggcaCCGTAACATCACCgcagcgccattttggagaatatccgctggacgcaagcagcgtatgctgttctgtgtcagccgcgaCATAGGAATGCGCtgtttgcgttcaaatcaaagcgtaaatccACGTAGAAAAAGTATCCTTGTGTCacggctgacacagaagagcgtaCGCATTTTGCGTGCAGCGATAAtttccaaaatggcgctacggtgatGTTACGGtgccgaattgttgaataaagtcgttatttttgttttatttccatacaaaaagtattcttgtttcttcataacgttacggttgaaccactgatggaaGATGGAGTGTTCTgacgatgtttttcatacttttctggaccttgacagtgtaatttactttgcagtcaatgggacagtcacaagcctcccggttttcatccaaaatatcttaaattgtgttccgaagacgaattaagcttttacgggtttggaacgacatgggggtaagtgattaatgacaaaatttaaattttggggtggagtatcccttcaATGTGTAAATGCATTGATATTTAATTTTCTGGTCTTTAAAAGCTGGTCTTTAATTTGATCTAATCTTGTCTTTCAGATGAGGTCTGTGTAAATGGCATGATCTCCTATATGACTGACAGCTGTAACTGCTCAGACTCAAGCGATATTGAGTTGAGCGATGAGTGGGTTGGGCGAAAGTCGCCCAAACTTTCTAGAGGAAACAGGTCACCTAAGCTTCCTAGGTACTCTAAACATATAAGGTACTGTTGAATATAAAATTCGCACAATATTACAGGGTGtctgaaactaaaaataaatgtttgttccATCACAACCTTGACAAAACACAATATAATAAATTTCTGaaaaacttacaaaaaaaaccCAACTTTTTACTTGATAGCAagttaaatttcatatttgttttattctctAGAATTAATATGGAATCAAGAAAGTCTCCTAAACTTGCCCAAACATCTCAAGAAATGTCTAGGTCTCCTAGATTACCAAAGAAGCCTCCAGTCCGGTCTCCGAGTCTTACTCGAAGAGAATTTCCAGTTGATGGCTTTAGTGAGGTACTTATCATCTTATTTGCAAGCTAATTTTggtaataattttatattaatctaCTTGCCTAGAATTAATATGGgaagtgtttgtatttattgcCTCTGTCTACTCAATACTGAGTGAGACATTTGTCACATTTATTGCAGCATGACCTTAGCAGAAACCTCATATTTCTTTAAACTCCTGCTTTTTGACAGTAAATGGACTATGACCTTGAATATTTTCTATAGCTATCACTTAATTTGCTTTGCAGCATAATTACTTGGCCCAGGTCACCTCTAACATTTGGGGAACAAAGTTTAAGATTGTAGGCCTTGCCTCATTTTTGCCAGCTAACTTGGGAGCAGGTATGTTGTCAGGTTTTGTATTCGAACAGTTtcacataattaatataaataatgttcttaatgtttttaaaatatgtcttgACATGGTGTTCCAGTTATTTATAAAACTAGTTTGCTGCACCTGCAACCTCGTCAGATGACCATTTATTTGCCTGAGGTGCGTAAAATATCCCTGGACTTTATGAGTCTGCCAGTTTTCAATCCCAATGTGTTCagtgaagatgaagatgatttACCTGGTAAGTATCAGTGgaacatttttgtacattttgtctctgtatagtttaactaaaacaagaaagaaatcTCAATATGTTCCTGCTTATTTCTAGTTATGGGACCCTCTGGAGTGTCAGCCGACAATCCTCCTTGCACAGTTAATATCCCCATCGCTCCAATTCACAGCCCTGCTCAAGCCATGTCACCTACGCAGAGTATAGGCCTAGTGCAGTCTCTCCTAGCCAATCAGAATATTCAGCTTGATGTCCTTACCAATCCCACTGCCACTGCAGCAGCGGCAGCTGCAGCCGCAGCAGCgacagcagcagcaacagcagcagcagctaaTGCAACAGTATCTGAGCATAGTCAGGACACTGTGACAGCACAGTACACTGTTCCAACCAGATATTCCAACCCTGGACAGGTGATTTTCAGTGGACTGGAAATGAGTAATATCCTGAGTGGaactcttcctcctcctccacatCATCTGCCACAACAACCCCACCAACAACgtcaacaacaacagcagcaacaaGACCATCAACAATCTAAACATCAACAGCAATTACAACCACAGCAGCATCATCTGAAATTGCAACATCAATCACAGCAGCTGCATCAACAGTCGCTGCAGCAGCAACACATGCAACATCAGCAGCAACTGCAAACGCAGCagcatcaacaacaacaactgcaaCAGCAGCATCAACAGCAACTGCAACAGCAGCATCAACAGCAACTGCAACAGCAGCATCAACAACTGCAACATCAGCATCAACAGCAACTGCAACAGCAGCATCAACAGCAACTGCAACAGcatcatcaacaacaacaacaactgcaacagcagcatcaacaacaacaacaactgcaaCAGCAGCATCAACAACTGCAACAGCAGCATCAACAGCAGTTGCAACAACATCAACAGCAACTGCATCAGCAGCAAATGCAACAGCAGCAACTgcaacagcagcaacaacagATTCAGCAGCAAGTGCAGCAGCATCAACAACAAATTCATCAACAGCATCAACAACAATTCCAACAGCAACAGCACCAGTTGCAGCTTCAGCATGAGCaaatgcagcagcagcagcaacagatgcaacaacagcagcaacaaaTTCGACAGCAAATACAAGAAATgagacagcagcagcagcaacttCAACAGCAACATCAACAAATACAGCTGCAGCATCAACAAATGCAAAGACAGCATCAGCAAATGCAGCATCAGCTTAAAATGCAAATGTCCATTCAACATCCACCTTCAGGGTATGCTACTCTATCCCTGCATCAGTTACAGCTAATGCCTCAAATTCCTCATCCAGACCAGCCTCCAGACAGAGGAGAACAAGTCCTCCCTCTGAAGATTCCCTCACGACCAcagtcatttattgaaactgaCACCATTGAGATACAGATCCGCAAAGTAAACCCTCCACCACCTTACCCAGGTACAGTGGTATCTGCTGCAGCTGCCACACCCACTACGGCCCCTCCTGGTCTTCTTGTTAGCAATGAGAATGGCACTACACTGTCAACAGATCCATGTTTAACTAAGGATGAATTCTCTCTTCACCCAATTAGCCTCCAGTACCCAACTCCACTAGGCTATGAAAGAATCACAACTTTTGACAGCAGCGGAAATGTCGAAGAGGTGTGTCGCCCAAGGAGACGCCTTTTAAGGAACCAAAATGCCTATGGGATTCAAGGAATGGGCAGCTCCGCCACATTGAAAGTAACTTCATCTGAGAACAAGAAGGTCCTGTTGCCGTACAGCTCAGCAACTCTTAGTCGCCTCTCCGTGCCTAGATATTCCATACCTAGCGGAGACCCACCACCTTATCCTGACACATCTAGCCAAATGAACACAATCAGAAGTCCCACGCAAAGGATTGACAGCAGTTTGATTCATGCCACTTTACGCCGTGATCGCAGGGAACCGACACTGAAGGTTTCTCAAATGGTGGATACAGTGAGAACTCTACCGACTAAATCCAAAATGAATggttctctcactctctcctaTCAGCCAAGGATACCTACGACTTTGTATACATGCACTCAGTGTAGTAGTAATAGCAGCAGCACTAGTGTAAGTGTCACTGGTGGTGGCACCAACAGCAGTGGAATTGCTGGAGGAACTGTGGTGAGGCAAGACTTTCCACCTGGAAAAGGGGCCCAACACAGCACAATAATTGTGCACTCCAAAAGTGCCTCGCCATTAGCCTCCCAGTCTTCCTACAACCTCCTGAGTCCCATTGACAACAGTAGAGATAGAACTGTCTATGTGAACTCTGCCTTTACGGAAGACGAGACACTAAGTCAGCAGTGCCATCTTGAAAAGTCAGTGCGGCATTTAACACTTGGGGATGTAAACTTGACAGTCAAACGGCCTCCACCTTACCAGTGGGACTCTCCTGCAGCAGAACAACTCTGGATACCTCAAGAGCAAAATTTATTGCCCGGACCTTCAGCACCACCACATAAGCCACCACCATTTTTACTTAGCCAACCACAGCACTTAGACATGACCCGACTACCTTTTGTCCTTTCAACAAAGCCTCCCCCCAGTCCCAGTTCTATGACCCTCCCTTCAGCCTATCAGTTATCCCTTTCACCCTTCCCATCAGTTGTAGGGCATGGTGGACCTCAACTACAGCCTTTGCAGAGTCCTGCACAATCATGTGGCCCCAATGACATGGTAACATCTAGCCCTTTCAGCCAACCAGAACCAACTTTAGTCCTACCCCCAGGTTATCCCTCAAATTTGACCAATCTAGGTTGTTGCACTCTGCCTCCCATGTACCCAGGGACTAGCTCATGCAGCAACCTTCAGCTGCATCCAATGAGCTTGCATCCTTGGAGCACATACAGCACTTGTCCTCCCATGCCAGACCATTCTGCCACATTGCCCAGTAAGACTCATCAGGCCCTGGAGAAGCCAGTTCTCTCTCCGCCTCCACCACCTCCACCTCCCCCAccacctcctcctccacctcctctccctcctcctcctccacccgTCGAGCTCTTGAATCAACAGAGTACTCCCGAGGTGGTCGCAGAATCTGGGGAGAGCTTTCAGGATCAGTCCTCTCTTAATGAGAGTCCACAAGGAGCAGAGAGGTTCAGCAAGAAGGCACGTAAGAGGCTTGACAGTAGGGCAGAAGAGGCCAATATGTCTGGAGTTTCTGAAGGGAAATCCAAAAAAGAGAGTCGCACGCTCTCTGACTTCAATTCCCTGATCTCCAGCCCAAGACTTAGCAGCAGGGAAAAGAAGAAACCTAAAGGGCAGAAAGAGCCATTGAACAAGGCCAAGAAACTGAGTAGGACCTCAAATGAGTTCCAGGACAGCTCCGAGAGTGAGCCTGAACTCTTCATCAGTGGTGATGAATTGATGAACCAAAGCCAGAGCAGCAAGAAAGGATGGAAGAGCAAACGCAATCTGCGTACAGCAAACGAACTTGAAGAAATCAAGTGTCGTAAAGCTAACGAGAGAGAGGATCGTAGTCTTGGCAGCCAAGGCTTTGTCTATGTCATGGCCAACAAGCAGCCATTGTGGAACGAAGCTACCCAGGTTTACCAGCTTGACTTTGGAGGACGGGTGACACAGGAGTCAGCCAAAAACTTTCAGATTGAGCTTGATGGACGCCAGGTAAgtgattttgtttatttttagaaaccagtttgaaaataatattttttgcagtTCCATGTTGTGACACTAGGGGCAAATAAATTACACCTTTAACAAATATGCACCATACATGATCAGTAGCTTTGAGCAGTGGTTCTTAATCCTGGTCCTGGGGACACCTTGCTCTGCACagtttgcatgtctcccttatttcACACATCTGATTCAGATCACCAGCTCATTAGGAGAGAGCTCCATGAATTGAACAGTTTgacagataagggagacatagaAAATGTGCAAAGCAGGGTGTCCCCAGGACCAGGATAAAGAACCACTGGTTCTGAGTAATAAACATCTACCCTGCAACCATTACCCTGCATCTAACCCCATAATTCTCTATTACAGGTAATGCAGTTTGGCAGAATCGATGGCAATGCATATATCCTGGATTTTCAGTATCCATTCTCAGCGGTACAGGCATTTGCTGTGGCCTTGGCCAATGTAACTCAGAGACTTAAATAGAAAACCTCTCCAGCAATCTTGTCCTTGAGAACAGAATTACTGAAAAAGAGTTTATTGTTAATTGCAGATTGTGAGAAATATTACATTCTCTGCTGCCATAACGTCTGTGCAATGCCGGTTAGTAGGCGAGAGATCTGGTCACTCAGGCAGAGCGTACACAAGACGTAGACAAGTGGTCCGACAATAGATTTAGTGCTTTAAAGTACCTTTTTGTTTACAGAGGTACAAGCTGATTTAAGGTTCCACCTAAAAGGTGGTACACTTCtgaaaaaagttaatatttgtgtattgatggaatattattttatttatgaattcactttcattgatttttttcccatttatttcaTTAGCATATAATGGTGTGATTTAAATATGAAGATACTTACTAAAGATGAATGTTAGACTGTGggctttgtttcttttttcccttGACTTCCCCACCTCCTTTTATGTTTGTACCTGAGATTTATGTGCCAAATTTGGATTTCCTATGTATAATCATTGTAAAGTGACAGATTTTGACTATTGTTTGTGGTCAGTAACCAATGAAAATCTAGAGAGGGGATAAAAACAACTTATGTTTGAATGTTCTCATCCCGTGACTCACTTCCATGAAGTGAAACAGAGATAATATATTCAAGTTATAATCATATTTTCCCAATTGTGCCACtataatgaatgcatttttatggtttaaaaatcaatttaactttaaatttaactttttcttcacaaaatgtCTTATGTTATATTGCATCATTTGCACACTGTGTTATTGCAGTATCTCAGTAATGTCCTTTTTGAAtgaatatttgatttttaatgttaacagtaacagaaatgtttgaaaattttttaattactttcaaatatattatattatattgtcatTGTCATGTAAGTGACATGACAGAAAAGTGCTGTAGTTAGATGTacctgaaaatgtactcatatCGTCCATGACACTTTAGCACGAACTATATAGTATGCATTAATTTAGCCAAAAATGTCTTATACAGTATCACTATATATGGATCAGACTTAACACACTGTATATTATGCAATGAATGGAATCTAAATGAAATTGAAAGCTGATATGTAGGAGTTTTTCTCATTGGTTTAATAGTCAACCCAGGTTTGATTTATGTAAAGGGACatcttttaataattatatttaataattggtttcaaatatttaatgtattaatgttaaatattcTGCATCAATATTTAATAGTTCTAATGGCAAATCAgctaattgatttgtttgttgttgcttAGTTTCTGATGTTTTCCAATAATTTCGTCagttttaatcacatttttgttgtaagCCAAACAGTGGTTCAGAGTGGGGTAGTGTTGATATGGTTGACGTTTTAAGCACTTCTTGATTATTCTTGATGTTGTATGCTTTGATGATTTGCAGTTGCAGTTATTTCTAGACACTTTGTACTGGGATATTCAGGCCCAGTTTAAATTATGTGGAATGTGAGGCTTTAACTGTGCTTTATTGCTTAATTATTCTaatgtacatttacaaaatgtaattcaagGGTGTCTTGGAAAAGCATTAGAATGTCTGTGCAGAGTAGGCTTAAAgtcatgaaataaaatcaaactagTTTGATGAAATCTGTGTTGATTATTGATGCTGTAAAATGATCTCAATCAAGGTTTTTGGACATATTAGTATTTAATTCACACCTGCCTCAGCTTTGATTAGCTACCAACCAATTCAAAGTTTactgtgtattttaatttttttctccagtgtCTTGGGAGCACCAACTACAGCGAGTTTGTTACTGCACTGTACCTCTAGACGGCGCACTTATGTTCGCATTGTGCTTCCTAGTCCTTGTTGGAATATTGAGTTTGATTCACGTAACACGGTTCGCGTCAACGAGCTTGCTTATTAAACCGACTAATTTTTTGgattcagtttttaattatattaattcgTTTATGTTGTAATTGCTGTTCTGTATTGGGctattaaaattgcattaaatgttgtgtttattGTTCAAACAttgttcacactgaaaattcctGACTGAACACTTCTGTAATGTTTCcaatattaagaaaaatatcaataatttctaatattgttACAGGTTTTATTCCTAAACGCAGCTGAGTGATCCGCGCTTTGCGAATCGGTTCGACCGAACTTTGAAAAGATtcagttcaaaagaatgattcttTTCAGAATCGGAGACCATTCACTCACTGCTGAGTTCCCAGCTGACAGGTTAAGCACGCGGTAAAAGATTTCAGAGACTTGACAATGGATATCGATGAAGATATAGGTATGTAGATACATTTAAATGAGTGGTTGTTAATGGGTGTTTAGCAACGTTTTGAATCTTTAATGACTTTTGAACTTTTAGCGCGTTTGCCAATGACAACGAATTATTCTCGAGCATTTCGTTACATTGTTTCTTTACTGATCAGTGAATGCATGTCAATTTCTTATAGGTGATTCTTCACCACCAGAGGCTCCAGCCACTAAAATGTCCAGACAACAGATATTAACACTTATTGCAATGGCCTCCATAAACTTTAGTTCAATGATCTGTTACTCCATTCTGGGACCATTTTTCCCAAATGAGGTACATcgattatatttttatataatatgattTGGATAAACAACAATATGAAGTAGAATTTGTTCTAAGTACTGTGCTTAGGGCCTTTAAAGTTTCTTAAACCATGCTACAGTAGGAtaaaatgtttgtgtgaatatattacTTTCAATCTGATTTATTTTCTAGGCAAAGAAGAAAGGTGTCAGTCAAGCTATGATTGGTTTAATATTCGGAATTTATGCATTGTGCACTTTGGTGGGCTCATTGATACTTGGTAAATATGTAAGTTAA includes these proteins:
- the tulp4b gene encoding tubby-related protein 4 isoform X1, which codes for MSRDYEEPGQSVGMLAAVEHGPVLCSDSNILCLSWKGRVPKSEKEKPVCRKRYYEEGWLATGNARGVVGVTFTSSHCRRDRNTPQRINFNLRGHNSEVVLVRWNEPFQKLATCDMEGGIFVWIQYEGRWSVELVNDRGAQVSDFTWSHDGTQALIAYRDGFVLVGSVSGQRHWSSEINLESQITCGIWTPDDQQVLFGTADGQVIVMDCHGRMLAHVLLHESDGIVSMSWNCPNFLVEDSTESDTDSDDPTPAQVQNLKPLLTVSFISGDISLMNNYDDLSPNIIRSGLKDVEVQWCSQGDLLAVAGMERHGLPADSACASLMRNALVKFYNVQGEHIYTLETPAQRPITTICWGHRDSRLFLACGPALYVVRVEHRVASLQLLCQQGIASALKEERDVGKLNIPSLLCSYVTTAFIPTIKPPIPDPNNIRDFVSYPTTGNERLHCTMKRSEENLEAGGPCYTLYLEHLGGLVPILKGRRISKLRPEFVIMDPKMDGKADEVCVNGMISYMTDSCNCSDSSDIELSDEWVGRKSPKLSRGNRSPKLPRYSKHIRINMESRKSPKLAQTSQEMSRSPRLPKKPPVRSPSLTRREFPVDGFSEHNYLAQVTSNIWGTKFKIVGLASFLPANLGAVIYKTSLLHLQPRQMTIYLPEVRKISLDFMSLPVFNPNVFSEDEDDLPVMGPSGVSADNPPCTVNIPIAPIHSPAQAMSPTQSIGLVQSLLANQNIQLDVLTNPTATAAAAAAAAAATAAATAAAANATVSEHSQDTVTAQYTVPTRYSNPGQVIFSGLEMSNILSGTLPPPPHHLPQQPHQQRQQQQQQQDHQQSKHQQQLQPQQHHLKLQHQSQQLHQQSLQQQHMQHQQQLQTQQHQQQQLQQQHQQQLQQQHQQQLQQQHQQLQHQHQQQLQQQHQQQLQQHHQQQQQLQQQHQQQQQLQQQHQQLQQQHQQQLQQHQQQLHQQQMQQQQLQQQQQQIQQQVQQHQQQIHQQHQQQFQQQQHQLQLQHEQMQQQQQQMQQQQQQIRQQIQEMRQQQQQLQQQHQQIQLQHQQMQRQHQQMQHQLKMQMSIQHPPSGYATLSLHQLQLMPQIPHPDQPPDRGEQVLPLKIPSRPQSFIETDTIEIQIRKVNPPPPYPGTVVSAAAATPTTAPPGLLVSNENGTTLSTDPCLTKDEFSLHPISLQYPTPLGYERITTFDSSGNVEEVCRPRRRLLRNQNAYGIQGMGSSATLKVTSSENKKVLLPYSSATLSRLSVPRYSIPSGDPPPYPDTSSQMNTIRSPTQRIDSSLIHATLRRDRREPTLKVSQMVDTVRTLPTKSKMNGSLTLSYQPRIPTTLYTCTQCSSNSSSTSVSVTGGGTNSSGIAGGTVVRQDFPPGKGAQHSTIIVHSKSASPLASQSSYNLLSPIDNSRDRTVYVNSAFTEDETLSQQCHLEKSVRHLTLGDVNLTVKRPPPYQWDSPAAEQLWIPQEQNLLPGPSAPPHKPPPFLLSQPQHLDMTRLPFVLSTKPPPSPSSMTLPSAYQLSLSPFPSVVGHGGPQLQPLQSPAQSCGPNDMVTSSPFSQPEPTLVLPPGYPSNLTNLGCCTLPPMYPGTSSCSNLQLHPMSLHPWSTYSTCPPMPDHSATLPSKTHQALEKPVLSPPPPPPPPPPPPPPPPLPPPPPPVELLNQQSTPEVVAESGESFQDQSSLNESPQGAERFSKKARKRLDSRAEEANMSGVSEGKSKKESRTLSDFNSLISSPRLSSREKKKPKGQKEPLNKAKKLSRTSNEFQDSSESEPELFISGDELMNQSQSSKKGWKSKRNLRTANELEEIKCRKANEREDRSLGSQGFVYVMANKQPLWNEATQVYQLDFGGRVTQESAKNFQIELDGRQVMQFGRIDGNAYILDFQYPFSAVQAFAVALANVTQRLK
- the tulp4b gene encoding tubby-related protein 4 isoform X2, giving the protein MSRDYEEPGQSVGMLAAVEHGPVLCSDSNILCLSWKGRVPKSEKEKPVCRKRYYEEGWLATGNARGVVGVTFTSSHCRRDRNTPQRINFNLRGHNSEVVLVRWNEPFQKLATCDMEGGIFVWIQYEGRWSVELVNDRGAQVSDFTWSHDGTQALIAYRDGFVLVGSVSGQRHWSSEINLESQITCGIWTPDDQQVLFGTADGQVIVMDCHGRMLAHVLLHESDGIVSMSWNCPNFLVEDSTESDTDSDDPTPAQVQNLKPLLTVSFISGDISLMNNYDDLSPNIIRSGLKDVEVQWCSQGDLLAVAGMERHGLPADSACASLMRNALVKFYNVQGEHIYTLETPAQRPITTICWGHRDSRLFLACGPALYVVRVEHRVASLQLLCQQGIASALKEERDVGKLNIPSLLCSYVTTAFIPTIKPPIPDPNNIRDFVSYPTTGNERLHCTMKRSEENLEAGGPCYTLYLEHLGGLVPILKGRRISKLRPEFVIMDPKMDGKADEVCVNGMISYMTDSCNCSDSSDIELSDEWVGRKSPKLSRGNRSPKLPRINMESRKSPKLAQTSQEMSRSPRLPKKPPVRSPSLTRREFPVDGFSEHNYLAQVTSNIWGTKFKIVGLASFLPANLGAVIYKTSLLHLQPRQMTIYLPEVRKISLDFMSLPVFNPNVFSEDEDDLPVMGPSGVSADNPPCTVNIPIAPIHSPAQAMSPTQSIGLVQSLLANQNIQLDVLTNPTATAAAAAAAAAATAAATAAAANATVSEHSQDTVTAQYTVPTRYSNPGQVIFSGLEMSNILSGTLPPPPHHLPQQPHQQRQQQQQQQDHQQSKHQQQLQPQQHHLKLQHQSQQLHQQSLQQQHMQHQQQLQTQQHQQQQLQQQHQQQLQQQHQQQLQQQHQQLQHQHQQQLQQQHQQQLQQHHQQQQQLQQQHQQQQQLQQQHQQLQQQHQQQLQQHQQQLHQQQMQQQQLQQQQQQIQQQVQQHQQQIHQQHQQQFQQQQHQLQLQHEQMQQQQQQMQQQQQQIRQQIQEMRQQQQQLQQQHQQIQLQHQQMQRQHQQMQHQLKMQMSIQHPPSGYATLSLHQLQLMPQIPHPDQPPDRGEQVLPLKIPSRPQSFIETDTIEIQIRKVNPPPPYPGTVVSAAAATPTTAPPGLLVSNENGTTLSTDPCLTKDEFSLHPISLQYPTPLGYERITTFDSSGNVEEVCRPRRRLLRNQNAYGIQGMGSSATLKVTSSENKKVLLPYSSATLSRLSVPRYSIPSGDPPPYPDTSSQMNTIRSPTQRIDSSLIHATLRRDRREPTLKVSQMVDTVRTLPTKSKMNGSLTLSYQPRIPTTLYTCTQCSSNSSSTSVSVTGGGTNSSGIAGGTVVRQDFPPGKGAQHSTIIVHSKSASPLASQSSYNLLSPIDNSRDRTVYVNSAFTEDETLSQQCHLEKSVRHLTLGDVNLTVKRPPPYQWDSPAAEQLWIPQEQNLLPGPSAPPHKPPPFLLSQPQHLDMTRLPFVLSTKPPPSPSSMTLPSAYQLSLSPFPSVVGHGGPQLQPLQSPAQSCGPNDMVTSSPFSQPEPTLVLPPGYPSNLTNLGCCTLPPMYPGTSSCSNLQLHPMSLHPWSTYSTCPPMPDHSATLPSKTHQALEKPVLSPPPPPPPPPPPPPPPPLPPPPPPVELLNQQSTPEVVAESGESFQDQSSLNESPQGAERFSKKARKRLDSRAEEANMSGVSEGKSKKESRTLSDFNSLISSPRLSSREKKKPKGQKEPLNKAKKLSRTSNEFQDSSESEPELFISGDELMNQSQSSKKGWKSKRNLRTANELEEIKCRKANEREDRSLGSQGFVYVMANKQPLWNEATQVYQLDFGGRVTQESAKNFQIELDGRQVMQFGRIDGNAYILDFQYPFSAVQAFAVALANVTQRLK